In Synechococcus sp. CC9616, the following are encoded in one genomic region:
- a CDS encoding 2-isopropylmalate synthase, translating to MAKDPGRVLIFDTTLRDGEQSPGASLNLEEKLAIAQQLARLGVDVIEAGFPFASPGDFSAVQRIAQQVGGEQGPIICGLARASKADIKACADAVAPAPCRRIHTFIATSDIHLEHKLRKTRSDVLAIVPEMVSYARSLVEDVEFSCEDAGRSDPEFLYEVIEAAVAAGATTINIPDTVGYTTPTEFGALIKGINDHVPNIGEAVISVHGHNDLGLAVANFLEAVKNGARQLECTINGIGERAGNASLEELVMAMHVRRRYYNPYFGRDVDSPTPLTGVRTEEITKTSRLVSNLTGMVVQPNKAIVGANAFAHESGIHQDGVLKNPLTYEIIDARTVGLSDNRISLGKLSGRSAVRARLEELGYDLTREDLDEAFARFKDLADRKREITDRDLEAIVSEQVQQPDARFVLKLVQVSCGSSLRPTATVTLADEEDGERTGSAVGTGPVDAVCRALNDLAGVPNELVEFSVKSVTEGIDAMGEVTIRLRRDGSLFSGHSADTDVVVAAGQAFINALNRLVAGMERRPLHPQKDVVSVETRPSL from the coding sequence ATGGCCAAGGATCCTGGTCGCGTACTGATTTTTGACACCACCCTCCGGGATGGAGAGCAGTCTCCTGGAGCCAGCCTCAACCTCGAGGAGAAGCTGGCCATCGCCCAGCAGCTTGCACGGCTTGGGGTGGATGTGATCGAAGCTGGCTTCCCGTTTGCCAGTCCCGGAGATTTCTCGGCAGTCCAGCGGATCGCCCAGCAGGTAGGGGGCGAGCAAGGCCCCATCATCTGTGGTCTCGCCCGCGCTTCCAAAGCCGACATCAAGGCCTGTGCGGATGCCGTGGCACCGGCTCCATGCCGACGCATTCACACGTTCATCGCCACCAGCGACATCCATCTCGAGCACAAGCTGCGCAAGACCCGCAGTGACGTGCTGGCAATCGTGCCGGAGATGGTGAGCTATGCCCGGTCGCTTGTTGAGGACGTTGAATTCTCCTGTGAAGACGCGGGTCGCAGTGACCCTGAGTTTCTTTACGAGGTGATCGAGGCCGCTGTTGCCGCCGGGGCCACCACCATCAACATTCCCGACACGGTCGGCTACACAACGCCGACGGAATTCGGGGCTTTGATCAAGGGAATCAATGATCACGTCCCGAACATCGGAGAGGCTGTGATCTCCGTTCATGGCCACAATGATCTGGGGCTGGCCGTGGCGAATTTTCTGGAGGCGGTCAAGAACGGTGCCCGTCAACTCGAGTGCACGATCAACGGCATTGGAGAACGTGCCGGCAATGCTTCCTTGGAGGAGCTGGTGATGGCAATGCATGTGCGTCGTCGTTACTACAACCCCTACTTCGGAAGAGACGTTGATAGTCCGACTCCTCTGACAGGAGTGCGTACGGAAGAAATCACCAAGACCTCCCGTCTGGTGTCCAACCTCACCGGCATGGTGGTCCAGCCCAACAAGGCAATCGTCGGTGCGAATGCCTTTGCCCACGAATCAGGGATTCACCAGGACGGGGTCCTGAAAAACCCACTCACGTACGAGATCATCGATGCCCGCACCGTCGGCCTAAGTGACAACCGGATCTCCCTGGGCAAACTCAGTGGCCGCAGTGCTGTCCGGGCGCGTCTCGAAGAATTGGGTTACGACCTGACCCGTGAGGATCTCGATGAGGCCTTTGCCCGGTTCAAGGACCTGGCGGATCGCAAGCGAGAAATCACTGATCGCGATCTTGAGGCGATTGTGAGCGAACAGGTCCAGCAACCGGATGCTCGCTTCGTGCTGAAACTGGTTCAGGTCAGTTGCGGCAGCAGTCTGCGACCAACGGCCACGGTGACACTGGCTGATGAAGAGGATGGTGAACGAACCGGCTCCGCTGTCGGTACCGGACCGGTTGATGCGGTCTGTCGCGCTCTCAATGACCTTGCCGGGGTCCCCAATGAGCTGGTTGAGTTCTCGGTCAAATCTGTCACGGAAGGCATCGATGCCATGGGCGAGGTCACCATCCGACTGAGACGGGATGGTTCCCTGTTTTCAGGTCATTCCGCCGACACCGACGTTGTTGTTGCCGCCGGGCAGGCGTTCATTAATGCATTGAATCGACTGGTCGCTGGTATGGAGAGACGGCCTTTGCATCCCCAGAAGGATGTGGTGTCGGTTGAAACGCGCCCAAGCCTCTGA
- a CDS encoding Nif11-like leader peptide family natural product precursor, which translates to MSLQDLDRLMALRQQDPALADRLRQPLDLESFVALAAEFGCSVTEADVFEAQQREDSQRSAEELQRQQADESRRLRSFIQG; encoded by the coding sequence GTGTCGCTTCAGGATCTCGACCGTCTGATGGCCTTGCGTCAGCAGGATCCCGCGCTGGCCGACCGACTACGTCAGCCACTCGACCTCGAATCATTTGTGGCGCTGGCTGCTGAATTCGGTTGCTCTGTGACCGAAGCCGATGTCTTTGAGGCTCAGCAGCGGGAAGATTCCCAGCGCTCTGCTGAGGAACTGCAACGCCAGCAGGCCGATGAGTCTCGCCGGTTGCGATCGTTCATCCAGGGGTGA
- a CDS encoding carbohydrate ABC transporter permease, protein MSRRVLVSVLQLLVLLLLALLVLVPLLWLVSTSLKGPAEDIFSSPPALLPSEPSLQAYVRLFQDNPLTTYLLNSTVVSALAVLANLLFCSMAAYPLARMRFAGRGLVLGLVVATILIPFQVVMIPLYLLMVQLGLRNTLVALVIPQAATAFGLYLLRQSFLGVPVELEEAARIDGCSRLGEWWNVMIPAARADLITLAMFVFIGTWSDFLWPLVILDDPSLYTLPLGLQQLSSSFGLDWRIVAAGSVVSILPVLVLFVLLQRFILPSASGDAVKG, encoded by the coding sequence ATGAGCCGTCGCGTCCTCGTCTCGGTTCTGCAGCTACTTGTGCTGCTGCTGCTTGCCTTGCTGGTGTTGGTGCCGCTGCTTTGGCTGGTCAGTACCTCTTTGAAGGGACCGGCTGAAGACATCTTCAGTAGCCCTCCTGCCCTGCTGCCTTCGGAGCCCAGTCTTCAGGCCTACGTACGCTTATTTCAGGACAACCCGCTCACCACCTATCTGTTGAACAGCACCGTGGTGAGTGCTTTGGCTGTGCTCGCGAATCTTCTGTTCTGCTCGATGGCGGCCTATCCACTGGCCAGGATGCGGTTCGCGGGCCGCGGCCTGGTTCTGGGGCTGGTGGTTGCCACGATCCTGATCCCGTTCCAGGTGGTGATGATCCCGCTCTATCTACTGATGGTTCAACTGGGGTTGCGCAACACACTGGTGGCTCTGGTGATTCCTCAGGCGGCGACCGCGTTTGGTCTCTACCTTCTTCGCCAGAGCTTCCTCGGTGTTCCCGTCGAACTTGAGGAGGCGGCGCGGATTGATGGCTGCAGCCGACTGGGTGAATGGTGGAACGTGATGATCCCTGCCGCTCGTGCCGACCTGATCACTTTGGCGATGTTCGTCTTCATCGGAACCTGGAGTGATTTTCTCTGGCCTCTCGTGATTCTTGATGACCCAAGCCTCTACACGCTGCCCCTTGGTTTGCAGCAGCTCTCCAGCAGCTTCGGTCTTGATTGGCGAATCGTGGCGGCTGGATCTGTGGTCTCGATCCTCCCGGTGCTCGTGCTGTTTGTTCTGCTTCAGCGCTTCATTCTTCCAAGCGCGAGCGGTGATGCCGTGAAGGGTTGA
- a CDS encoding glycoside hydrolase family 57 protein gives MTKGALALVLHAHLPYVRSTQPGSLEEDWFFQALIECYLPLLAVLEQAVQAPGVQPRITIGLSPTLLSLLSDGELKQRFPQWLDDRLKLLPRADEALKTAAQHLESTIKHHRQGWLDCDGDLIGRFARLQKQGVADLLTCGATHGYLPLLRQNPEAIRGQLRTAVREHQRLIGERPLGIWLPECAYYEGLDLWMRDAGLRYAVLDGHGLLHGKPRPRFGVYAPICSRNGVAFFGRDSEATLPVWSAKDGYPGDPHYREFHRDLGWDLPLEALAPLGLQQPRPLGLKLHRVTDHQLPLDQKQPYQPAIAEQRVGQHARHYLQGRRRQLDGLANSMELSPLLVAPFDAELFGHWWFEGPRFLSELFHQGPAEGVQFTRLRDVLSAAGQLQLCDPCPSSWGQGGYHNYWLNDTNAWVVAEWGRAGDAMVRRCSRGVAREADLLLLQQAARELLLAQSSDWSFILRAGTTTGLAKERIERHLERFWQLMSAMDGVEPLPDGWFEAVHSEDRLFPLIQPLDWANVGL, from the coding sequence GTGACCAAAGGCGCTCTCGCCCTGGTTCTTCACGCCCACCTGCCGTACGTCCGTTCCACTCAGCCGGGATCGCTTGAGGAGGATTGGTTCTTCCAGGCCCTGATCGAGTGCTACCTCCCCCTTCTGGCTGTCCTGGAGCAGGCCGTCCAGGCCCCTGGAGTGCAGCCCAGAATCACCATCGGGCTGTCTCCAACGCTGCTCTCGCTCCTCAGTGATGGGGAACTGAAGCAACGCTTTCCGCAATGGCTGGACGACAGGCTCAAGCTGTTGCCACGTGCTGACGAGGCCCTGAAGACGGCTGCTCAGCATCTTGAAAGCACGATCAAGCACCACCGACAGGGCTGGCTGGACTGCGACGGGGACCTCATCGGACGTTTTGCGCGTCTTCAGAAGCAAGGCGTTGCAGACCTGCTGACCTGCGGCGCAACCCATGGATATCTGCCCCTGCTCCGCCAGAACCCTGAAGCGATCCGTGGTCAGCTGCGTACAGCGGTGCGCGAACACCAGCGACTGATCGGAGAGCGTCCCCTGGGGATCTGGCTGCCTGAGTGCGCTTACTACGAAGGCCTCGATCTCTGGATGCGCGACGCCGGGCTGCGCTACGCCGTTCTCGACGGCCATGGCCTGCTGCATGGCAAACCACGGCCCCGCTTCGGTGTCTACGCCCCGATCTGCAGCCGCAATGGCGTTGCCTTTTTTGGCCGGGACAGTGAAGCCACTTTGCCGGTCTGGTCAGCCAAAGATGGCTATCCCGGTGATCCCCACTACCGGGAGTTCCATCGCGACCTGGGCTGGGATCTTCCCCTCGAGGCCCTTGCTCCTCTGGGCTTGCAACAGCCCCGTCCCCTCGGCCTCAAGCTGCACAGAGTGACCGATCATCAGCTGCCGCTGGACCAAAAACAGCCCTACCAACCAGCAATTGCCGAACAACGCGTTGGCCAGCACGCGCGCCACTACCTGCAAGGACGACGACGGCAGTTGGATGGATTGGCCAACTCGATGGAACTCAGCCCTCTGTTGGTCGCCCCATTCGATGCTGAACTGTTCGGGCACTGGTGGTTTGAAGGTCCCCGATTCCTCTCAGAGCTCTTCCATCAGGGACCTGCGGAGGGCGTGCAGTTCACCCGTCTGCGAGATGTGCTGAGCGCAGCGGGGCAGCTGCAGTTGTGCGATCCCTGTCCATCGAGTTGGGGACAGGGTGGCTATCACAACTACTGGCTGAATGACACCAACGCCTGGGTTGTGGCCGAGTGGGGGCGAGCCGGTGATGCCATGGTGCGACGCTGCAGCCGCGGAGTGGCACGAGAAGCTGATCTGCTCCTGCTGCAACAGGCCGCGAGGGAACTGCTGCTGGCCCAGTCATCGGACTGGAGCTTCATCCTGAGGGCCGGGACCACCACCGGCTTGGCGAAGGAACGGATTGAACGACACCTGGAACGTTTCTGGCAGTTGATGAGCGCAATGGACGGGGTGGAACCACTCCCGGATGGCTGGTTCGAAGCCGTTCACTCCGAAGATCGCCTGTTCCCTCTGATTCAGCCACTGGATTGGGCGAACGTGGGGCTCTGA